In Penicillium psychrofluorescens genome assembly, chromosome: 5, a single window of DNA contains:
- a CDS encoding uncharacterized protein (ID:PFLUO_008455-T1.cds;~source:funannotate): protein MAHSKGLSLDIMHPYLLPPGMHGSTDSLHSLSRSVTGDDDKYRPATIFTQDTGSIRSFPRTTRDDGSSMIGSTHRLPVEEPKSALLRNAQRMSRSSPPLYNNPSAEPRSDGSLPRPQYPEPTPGVAPYPLDHDELNLAIGAAAAATTAYTEEESKSRDHAEELHLPPLPTPTIHVETEAELHGAENNTTLHQERLNFPLPEPVSSPRDSELSEHVQTSTMQLPRISLPSSDVTSDYGEDHRQSEFTIPAMNIAGVEEEHHDATPLPEVPEESAQSLDLDPAFDNRRDTRRLTMGLRPLPPDDPSENPEQRANRIRSFYKEYFDDSKAGGRETQYYEDYDEEYWEGDGFVYDPVTGEYFDAAPPMAPFAEPMPRRAMTPPPRAPPRFQGGARHMASSSVGFGGYAPSPRAFSSASGRLPGARGPPRKPMPIPSPLQNLPTPHALKDDAFMHGIEFAPGKNFRDQREGRPETPTGGLRPFSPAIRAHTPLASPFDELAPMPSPHALRKSGTYTNLDFAPPPRFKNQDTGSDAGSIRSARTGISTAHMNNIRMGAYRVSRLPPEMVGTRDDLMTSLKPTWDMSR, encoded by the coding sequence ATGGCCCACAGCAAGGGATTGTCGTTGGATATCATGCATCCATATTTGCTGCCCCCCGGTATGCACGGCTCTACAGATTCACTGCATTCGCTGTCCCGATCAGTGACCGGAGATGACGATAAATACCGTCCGGCTACTATCTTCACGCAAGACACTGGCTCCATTCGCTCATTCCCTCGGACGACTCGAGACGATGGATCTAGCATGATCGGGTCCACCCATCGACTGCCGGTCGAGGAGCCCAAATCGGCTCTGTTGCGGAACGCCCAGCGAATGTCGCGCTCGTCTCCCCCGCTCTACAACAACCCCTCCGCCGAACCCAGGTCAGATGGCTCTCTGCCTCGCCCTCAGTACCCCGAACCGACCCCGGGAGTAGCCCCGTACCCCCTGGACCATGACGAACTCAATCTGGCCAtcggtgctgctgctgctgctaccaCGGCCTATACAGAGGAGGAAAGCAAGAGCCGCGACCACGCCGAGGAactccatcttcctcctctccccaccCCGACCATCCATGTTGAGACTGAGGCCGAGCTGCACGGAGCAGAGAACAACACTACTCTTCATCAAGAGCGGCTCAACTTCCCTCTTCCTGAGCCAGTGTCCTCTCCGCGGGACTCTGAACTTTCCGAGCATGTTCAAACTTCCACGATGCAACTGCCCCGGATTTCCTTGCCTTCAAGCGATGTGACGAGTGACTacggagaagatcaccgACAATCGGAATTCACGATCCCTGCGATGAACATCGCTGGTGTGGAAGAGGAGCATCACGATGCGACTCCTCTGCCTGAGGTGCCAGAGGAGTCAGCGCAGAGCCTGGATCTGGACCCAGCCTTTGACAACCGTCGTGACACCCGCCGTTTGACCATGGGCCTGCGTCCACTGCCCCCGGATGATCCGTCTGAGAACCCGGAGCAGCGTGCCAACCGAATCCGATCCTTCTACAAGGAGTACTTTGACGACTCCAAGGCCGGCGGCCGGGAGACTCAATACTACGAGGACTATGATGAGGAGTACTGGGAGGGCGACGGGTTTGTCTACGACCCGGTCACTGGTGAATACTTTGATGCCGCACCCCCAATGGCTCCATTCGCGGAGCCGATGCCTCGCCGTGCCatgacgccgccgccgcgtgCACCGCCGCGCTTCCAGGGAGGTGCCCGTCATATGGCGAGCAGCTCTGTCGGCTTTGGTGGGTATGCTCCTAGCCCGCGTGCGTTCTCGTCGGCCTCTGGCCGTCTCCCCGGTGCTCGTGGACCACCTCGCAAGCCGATGCCCATTCCTTCCCCGCTGCAAAACCTGCCCACTCCTCATGCGCTAAAGGATGATGCGTTCATGCATGGGATTGAGTTTGCCCCGGGCAAAAACTTCCGGGACCAACGTGAAGGACGTCCGGAGACTCCCACGGGAGGTCTTCGGCCGTTTAGTCCGGCCATTCGCGCCCACACGCCACTGGCCTCTCCATTTGATGAGCTTGCTCCAATGCCCAGCCCACACGCACTACGCAAGTCCGGCACGTACACCAACCTGGACTTCGCGCCTCCCCCGCGATTCAAGAACCAGGACACGGGCAGCGACGCCGGCAGCATCCGCAGTGCCCGGACGGGCATCTCGACCGCGCACATGAACAACATCCGCATGGGGGCCTACCGCGTTAGTCGGCTGCCACCCGAGATGGTGGGCACCAGGGACGACTTGATGACAAGCCTGAAACCGACATGGGACATGTCCAGGTAG
- a CDS encoding uncharacterized protein (ID:PFLUO_008456-T1.cds;~source:funannotate), whose product MEPADLEKADLSDNNVQQQGNGSSAHHSSSVSSSSFASSFPQDAMDYMSRVQTAHTQRGAGLERHPTALSRIATQRSQHTATVGAGLKSRVSRKPLPEFGAGKAYPLPLPAREEYVVEFVGPDDPSHPQNWPTGKKIATAVMLAYTTFNATFTSSIYSTATSVISPEFHVSTEVGTLGLSLYVLGFATGPIIWGPLSELRGRRLPIFIAMFGFTVFQFGVATAKDLQTVMLCRFFGGFFGACPIAVVAAIFSDIFDNRFRGLAITLFTMTVFTGPLFASTVGGFIVQSHLGWRWTEYLSGIMGASALVLDLSFLQETYPPVVLIEKAAELRRRTKNWGIHAKQEEIEVDLRELLQKNFSRPLKILFTEPIVLSLSIYMAFLYGLLYLFLTAYPIVFQRIHGFGKGVSGLPYLGIIIGEFLGGIFIILMQPWYNRKLDANNGIPIPEWRLPPAIVGSVAFAGGLFWFGWSGFKADIHWIVPTLSGLLTGFGLLCIFLQALNYIVDAYLLFAASALAANSILRSSAGASFPLFATYMFNSLGVNWAGTLLGCVAAFLIPLPVLFYLYGPKIRAKSKFATEYLMTAQAHTDERME is encoded by the exons ATGGAGCCCGCCGATCTAGAAAAGGCCGATCTCTCCGATAATAATGTACAACAGCAGGGCAATGGCAGCAGTGCCCATCACTCCTCCTCGGtcagctcctcgtccttcgCGTCCTCCTTTCCCCAAGATGCGATGGACTACATGTCCCGCGTCCAGACGGCTCATACCCAGCGCGGCGCCGGTCTGGAGCGCCATCCCACCGCGCTCAGTCGCATCGCAACGCAGCGCAGCCAACACACTGCCACTGTAGGTGCCGGTCTCAAATCCCGAGTATCGCGAAAGCCATTGCCTGAGTTCGGGGCCGGAAAAGCCTATCCGCTGCCCCTTCCAGCGAGGGAGGAATATGTTGTCGAGTTTGTCGGGCCGGACGACCCATCGCATCCCCAGAACTGGCCGACGGGGAAGAA GATTGCTACGGCTGTGATGCTGGCCTACACGACCTTCAACGCCACCTTCACCAGCAGCATCTACTCCACCGCTACCTCCGTCATCTCACCAGAATTCCATGTCTCCACTGAGGTCGGCACCTTGGGTCTGTCATTGTACGTGCTGGGATTTGCCACAGGGCCGATTATCTGGGGACCTTTGTCCGAACTGCGTGGCCGTCGTCTGCCAATTTTCATCGCCATGTTCGGCTTCACCGTGTTCCAGTTTGGCGTTGCAACCGCCAAAGATCTGCAAACAGTGATGCTGTGCCGCTTCTTTGGCGGATTCTTCGGCGCATGTCCCATTGCCGTTGTGGCGGCAATCTTCTCGGATATCTTCGACAACCGTTTCCGAGGCCTGGCGATTACCCTCTTCACCATGACCGTCTTCACGGGCCCTCTGTTCGCATCCACGGTTGGCGGCTTCATTGTGCAGAGCCACCTAGGCTGGCGGTGGACGGAATACCTGAGCGGCATAATGGGCGCGTCGGCATTGGTGTTAGATCTTTCATTCCTGCAGGAAACATATCCACCGGTTGTGCTGATCGAGAAGGCCGCGGAGCTCCGGCGACGCACCAAGAACTGGGGCATTCATGCCaaacaggaagaaatcgaggTGGACCTACGAGAACTTCTCCAAAAAAACTTCAGTCGGCCACTGAAGATCCTATTCACCGAGCCCATCGTGTTGTCTCTTAGCATCTACATGGCCTTTTTGTACGGCCTGCTATATCTCTTTCTGACGGCCTACCCGATTGTTTTCCAACGGATCCACGGCTTTGGAAAAGGTGTGAGCGGGCTTCCTTATCTGGGAATTATCATTGGTGAgttcctcggcggcatcttcatcatcctcatgCAGCCTTGGTATAACCGCAAGCTGGATGCCAACAATGGCATCCCGATCCCCGAATGGCGGCTGCCGcccgccatcgtcggcagCGTGGCATTCGCCGGTGGACTCTTCTGGTTTGGCTGGTCCGGTTTCAAAGCCGATATTCATTGGATTGTGCCGACCCTGTCCGGTCTTTTGACGGGCTTTGGTCTGCTATGCATCTTCCTCCAGGCCCTAAACTATATTGTAGACGCCTATCTTCTCTT TGCCGCTTCCGCCCTGGCTGCTAATAGTATCCTCCGTTCATCCGCCGGCGCGAGCTTCCCTCTCTTCGCAACATACATG TTCAATTCACTAGGCGTCAACTGGGCCGGGACCTTGCTTGGTTGTGTGGCTGCATTCCTAATTCCCCTGCCTGTCCTCTTCTATCTCTACGGTCCCAAAATCCGGGCCAAGAGTAAATTTGCAACTGAATATTTGATGACAGCACAAGCGCATACTGACGAACGGATGGAATAA
- a CDS encoding uncharacterized protein (ID:PFLUO_008457-T1.cds;~source:funannotate) produces MPQLRILICGAGITGNALAFQLSKIGHSITVIERFPDLRSSGLQVDLRGPGIQALRRMGIEKAFRPYLVPEQGLELVDRKGRQWGYFPVNKSGKGLQSLSTDFEIMRGDLCQILYDLTKERVEYRFEMFVKDISQNEEHAEVLLSDGSRERFDLVVGADGAGSHTRKMILDKGEADPFHPLGACAGYFTIKQPAKPNEAYNATGFIAPGNRGIMTRRGDPDKYQAYMFCKPNGSERLKNARKGNIQDEKEGITEVFRGAGWRTDEILKGLAEANDFYCERLGIVAMDQWSRGRVVLVGDAGYCPSAMTGMGTTCGMTGAYVLAGEIGKHCDSDGSMDSITTALMQYEMKLRPFINTVQKGLAETKGDYMDKLPSSTMGIQMVYILIWVASALRLDIIATWFLREDTKGWQLPAYKETDCASD; encoded by the coding sequence ATGCCTCAACTCAGAATCCTCATCTGCGGCGCCGGCATCACAGGAAACGCACTCGCATTCCAGCTCTCCAAAATCGGACACTCCATCACTGTGATTGAACGCTTTCCCGATCTCCGGTCATCGGGACTCCAAGTCGACCTCCGCGGCCCCGGCATTCAAGCCCTCCGACGAATGGGTATCGAGAAAGCATTTCGCCCCTATTTAGTCCCCGAGCAAGGCCTCGAGCTTGTCGATCGAAAAGGCAGGCAATGGGGATATTTCCCGGTCAATAAGTCTGGCAAGGGATTGCAGAGTCTTTCGACAGATTTCGAAATCATGAGGGGTGATCTATGTCAGATCCTCTATGATCTCACTAAAGAGCGGGTTGAGTACCGGTTCGAGATGTTTGTGAAGGATATTTCTCAAAATGAGGAACATGCAGAAGTGCTTTTGTCTGATGGCAGTCGGGAGCGATTTGATCTCGTTGTTGGTGCGGATGGCGCCGGGTCTCACACTCGGAAGATGATCCTTGACAAAGGCGAGGCAGACCCGTTTCATCCTCTCGGTGCATGTGCGGGCTACTTTACTATTAAGCAGCCCGCTAAGCCCAACGAGGCATATAATGCTACCGGATTTATTGCACCGGGAAATCGCGGTATAATGACTCGTCGAGGTGATCCCGACAAGTACCAGGCCTACATGTTCTGCAAGCCCAATGGCTCGGAACGTCTCAAAAACGCCAGAAAGGGCAATATTCAAGACGAAAAGGAAGGGATCACAGAAGTTTTCCGGGGTGCTGGATGGCGGACAGACGAGATCCTCAAGGGTCTGGCTGAAGCCAACGACTTCTATTGTGAGCGCTTGGGCATCGTCGCCATGGACCAATGGTCTAGGGGCCGTGTTGTGCTGGTAGGAGACGCGGGTTACTGTCCGAGTGCTATGACGGGTATGGGCACAACCTGCGGCATGACTGGGGCCTACGTCCTGGCTGGCGAGATCGGGAAACATTGTGACTCGGACGGCTCCATGGACAGCATCACGACTGCTTTGATGCAATATGAAATGAAATTGCGGCCATTCATCAATACAGTCCAAAAGGGATTGGCGGAAACCAAAGGAGACTACATGGATAAACTCccgtcgtcgacgatggGGATTCAGATGGTCTATATTCTCATCTGGGTTGCCTCTGCGCTGAGGTTGGATATCATTGCAACGTGGTTTTTGCGCGAAGATACCAAGGGTTGGCAACTTCCAGCGTATAAAGAGACTGATTGTGCTTCGGATTAA
- a CDS encoding uncharacterized protein (ID:PFLUO_008458-T1.cds;~source:funannotate): MEELAPLEPFGECYDVFSQSENGQNETAEKVAQCKRLARDIKSRRATRGSLPADIHRSLPNRQVMDELVELYFATFETCFRILHLPSFRADYESYTNHLDTTKDLFLLRLLLVMILAGTIHGDDNVRNEMATKSSSWIYIAQTWLSAPLEKNRLKVEGIQIHCLLLLARQVTRVGTDLVWISAGSLTRMAMQMGFHQDPNRFEEMSTQQKEIRRRLWYTILELNVQAALDSGMSPMIMDEDYNTQPPSNANDDDLDDGNQEEHPTHISFQPVLAGSLPLRLRVTKVINSLQEEPSYEQVLALGTELAQACRDAATEIEHAASMDKTAKFASSYCSHLLRRFPLCLHFSYAITAQRNPLYSYSQKVCLAAAQDIVSLLEDVLYYRLLLAGGGMFRDIITRGALIIFLGLCPEPEGDSSFFPGRDRARKESLLQDGRRVVQYAKDRMWYGETNVKVYVCLNMMMAQAECRLDGKPSKEAILKALHESLDTCHDLLRTRSSTNPADPSTETWAFGGMEMPLLADFDTDFDFLGDTFDFGFSDNVFPR, encoded by the coding sequence ATGGAAGAATTGGCGCCCCTCGAGCCCTTTGGAGAATGCTATGATGTGTTCTCTCAGTCGGAAAATGGTCAGAACGAGACTGCAGAGAAGGTCGCCCAATGTAAACGGCTAGCGCGAGATATCAAGAGCAGACGTGCCACACGAGGGAGTCTCCCTGCGGACATTCATCGGTCCCTTCCCAACCGCCAGGTGATGGATGAACTGGTCGAGCTGTATTTCGCCACGTTTGAGACCTGCTTCCGAATTCTTCATCTCCCCTCATTTCGGGCAGACTACGAAAGCTACACTAATCACTTAGATACCACAAAGGACCTTTTTTTGCtgcggcttctccttgtGATGATCTTGGCGGGCACAATACATGGCGATGACAACGTCCGCAATGAAATGGCCACAAAAAGCTCATCCTGGATCTATATTGCCCAGACATGGCTTTCTGCGCCATTGGAAAAAAACCGCCTGAAAGTAGAAGGCATTCAAATCCATTGCCTACTACTTCTGGCCCGCCAGGTTACTCGAGTGGGAACCGATCTGGTGTGGATCTCAGCGGGCTCGCTAACGAGAATGGCGATGCAGATGGGCTTCCATCAAGATCCGAACCGCTTTGAGGAGATGAGTACGCAACAGAAAGAAATTCGACGGCGGCTGTGGTACACCATTCTCGAACTGAATGTGCAAGCCGCATTGGACTCGGGTATGTCACCCATGATCATGGATGAGGACTATAATACACAGCCGCCGTCCAACGCCAACGACGACGATCTAGATGATGGGAATCAAGAGGAGCACCCTACTCATATTTCCTTTCAGCCGGTATTGGCAGGTTCCCTTCCTCTGAGGCTGCGGGTCACCAAAGTTATCAACAGCCTGCAAGAGGAACCGTCTTACGAGCAAGTTTTAGCCCTTGGAACTGAACTGGCCCAGGCTTGTCGCGATGCTGCCACCGAAATCGAGCACGCTGCCTCTATGGACAAGACAGCTAAATTTGCCTCCAGCTACTGcagccatctccttcgccgcTTTCCTCTGTGCCTCCACTTCTCATATGCCATTACGGCCCAGAGAAATCCCCTTTACAGCTATTCCCAAAAAGTATGTCTTGCAGCTGCGCAGGATATCGTCTCGCTTCTTGAAGATGTCCTGTACTACCGTTTACTCCTGGCCGGTGGTGGTATGTTTCGCGACATCATCACGCGAGGCGCATTAATTATTTTCCTCGGACTATGTCCAGAGCCTGAAGGAGACAGTTCGTTCTTCCCCGGAAGGGACAGAGCTCGCAAAGAATCATTGCTGCAAGATGGTCGTCGCGTGGTGCAATATGCAAAAGACAGGATGTGGTACGGCGAAACGAATGTCAAGGTCTATGTGTGTCTGAATATGATGATGGCTCAAGCTGAGTGTCGTCTCGACGGCAAGCCATCAAAGGAGGCTATTTTGAAGGCTCTTCACGAGAGCCTGGATACATGCCATGATCTCCTTCGGACCAGGTCGTCCACCAATCCCGCGGATCCAAGTACGGAAACTTGGGCATTCGGCGGCATGGAGATGCCTCTGTTGGCGGATTTCGATACGGACTTTGACTTTCTGGGTGACACCTTTGACTTTGGCTTTTCGGACAATGTTTTTCCACGGTGA
- a CDS encoding uncharacterized protein (ID:PFLUO_008459-T1.cds;~source:funannotate) yields the protein MDHVSTLCALSTVGIAPSGFALGRVERTRLARRKTLPPQEQPPNATRPAATDARPKTSISISARPTDAGVDWSRSKDDGGDLRKSSDLRRASLSFGAARLRRRGQTLTNPPLRIAEEEEVSQSRPSSSWLRRLSLASFQTDSASVYSPVTPSFNGSASPILPRPPSQRRAPNKLVKRSSSQVSNVFVTPAPALSSPTALRRPATSYQRSETMRLSTPIAADFASRFSGQFSESPVAGDLELNQVTDWKPYLLPKADRISEKLARRLPTAGSPKVQVVRRLVSDEDTVPALVLATAITVKTTADNLHSVSDTPLEAHNPIQATPPADQTEKRKHKHSYSLNDVETKKTVVTNTVTAIGTPLTGRPRGGSLKRVKGRTFSIPRSELSRSESMLPSSPQPRPWRNITDPSLSRRPHTITQPGMALSTRVGRRSVSHEYQLGASALHSGRRLSSDVFSWQHGSYRPEYTPSLRNRPKRHSIAASDPASTIIGSDDTRVFTSGDEYETDLVSDYWDSVRTRESNRSGAKGLRIETMFDKAGPRLSNEAVATLEDLIPRSVGSRLDQNPLFPDTFLASPTLPQQVDENVTVLSDVPDEGDACSMISGLASDSVPKRSPSGKSVETAGSADKMNIFDWSEQPRSSDRDPPGSETRPRTVHGKQECVDRGSRASGRKVASTVHLRSQSVPVARDPPMVESRQGSGKFGTWGLGTKGVSEDWDSDFDFDESQETNSASPNSKPSESDNRQSMAVPKAILERQASLHGQFGQVQELTLLVEELKRLRHQASVLDLVSGPSGELWKEAEGIVNLATIDDDDDHRSPPRSPSSLTFSFDESDEDAVNTNGSSKRNSDNSWQDVPEQDRPSSSGLPLGQLTRRSPKSKSVLDMLSPSRGPARSALDDFDPATRKQKLPFDTSSLRDLVVRAGVVTRALKEVIRKAEGVATSPPDGFPSDPPFRRIFDQPSHSDLASFEAAMAEMH from the exons ATGGATCACGTCTCGACG CTCTGTGCACTGAGCACGGTAGGCATCGCACCGTCCGGCTTCGCCCTCGGTCGCGTCGAACGCACCCGCCTCGCTCGCCGGAAAACACTTCCGCCTCAAGAACAGCCTCCCAATGCTACGCGGCCGGCTGCTACAGATGCACGACCAAAGACCTCGATCTCGATTTCCGCCCGGCCGACAGACGCGGGGGTGGACTGGTCTCGCAGCAAAGACGATGGCGGGGACCTACGCAAGAGCTCAGATCTCCGCAGAGCATCGCTGTCCTTCGGGGCGGCcaggctgcggcggaggggtCAGACTCTGACCAACCCGCCATTGCGAAttgccgaggaggaggaagtcTCCCAATCACGGCCATCGTCCAGCTGGCTGCGGCGGTTGTCACTGGCCTCCTTCCAAACCGACAGCGCCTCAGTCTACAGCCCCGTGACTCCGTCCTTCAATGGCTCCGCGAGTCCAATCCTGCCTCGTCCTCCTAGCCAGCGCAGAGCACCAAACAAGTTGGTCAAACGCTCGTCATCACAGGTTTCCAATGTGTTCGTCACCCCAGCCCCCGCATTGTCCAGTCCGACGGCCTTGCGTCGGCCGGCCACCAGCTATCAACGATCTGAGACTATGCGTTTGAGTACCCCTATAGCCGCCGATTTCGCATCCCGTTTCTCTGGGCAGTTTTCCGAGTCCCCAGTGGCGGGAGACTTGGAACTCAACCAAGTAACTGACTGGAAACCGTATCTGCTCCCCAAGGCCGACAGGATATCGGAGAAGTTGGCCCGCAGGTTGCCTACTGCTGGTAGCCCCAAGGTTCAGGTGGTGCGGCGGCTCGTGTCTGATGAAGACACGGTGCCGGCCTTGGTTTTGGCGACTGCGATCACGGTGAAGACCACTGCAGACAATCTCCATTCGGTGTCAGATACTCCACTTGAAGCCCACAATCCAATCCAGGCTACTCCGCCGGCCGACCAGACCGAAAAGCGGAAGCACAAGCATTCGTATTCCCTCAACGATGTCGAGACGAAGAAAACCGTCGTGACCAACACGGTTACGGCCATCGGTACCCCACTCACTGGGCGGCCTCGCGGAGGATCTTTGAAACGCGTCAAAGGAAGAACGTTTTCCATCCCCCGTTCGGAGCTTTCCCGGTCTGAAAGCATGCTCCCGAGCTCGCCTCAGCCTCGTCCATGGCGAAACATCACCGATCCCAGTCTGTCCCGCCGCCCGCACACCATTACGCAGCCCGGCATGGCTCTCTCGACTCGCGTCGGTCGACGCTCGGTGTCTCATGAATATCAATTGGGAGCGAGTGCGCTGCACAGCGGCCGCCGTCTGAGTTCCGATGTTTTTTCCTGGCAGCATGGGTCCTATCGTCCGGAATATACCCCTTCGCTCCGTAATCGGCCCAAGCGGCATTCAATCGCAGCTTCAGACCCGGCATCGACCATCATCGGGTCAGACGACACCCGCGTGTTTACGTCTGGTGACGAGTACGAAACAGACCTGGTGAGCGACTACTGGGACTCGGTGCGAACGCGCGAGTCCAACCGCAGCGGAGCAAAAGGACTGCGTATTGAGACCATGTTCGACAAGGCAGGCCCGCGGCTCTCCAATGAGGCAGTTGCGACCCTGGAGGACCTTATCCCCCGCTCGGTGGGCTCACGACTGGACCAAAACCCGCTCTTCCCCGACaccttcctcgcctccccAACACTTCCCCAGCAGGTGGATGAGAACGTGACCGTCCTGTCTGACGTTCCAGACGAGGGAGACGCATGCAGCATGATCAGCGGCTTGGCTAGCGACTCGGTCCCCAAACGCTCACCTTCGGGCAAGTCGGTGGAGACGGCTGGGTCAGCCGACAAGATGAACATCTTCGACTGGTCTGAACAACCCCGTTCATCAGATCGTGACCCGCCTGGCTCTGAAACTCGTCCTCGGACCGTTCATGGGAAGCAGGAATGTGTGGACCGCGGGAGCCGTGCCTCCGGCCGTAAAGTAGCGTCCACCGTACACCTTCGAAGCCAGAGTGTCCCTGTGGCCCGAGACCCGCCAATGGTTGAGTCACGGCAAGGTTCCGGCAAATTTGGCACCTGGGGTCTGGGTACCAAAGGGGTCAGCGAAGACTGGGACAGCGATTTTGACTTTGACGAGTCGCAAGAGAccaacagcgccagcccgAATTCGAAGCCCTCTGAGTCCGATAATCGTCAGAGTATGGCAGTTCCAAAAGCCATTCTCGAGCGCCAGGCGAGCCTCCACGGCCAGTTTGGCCAGGTTCAGGAACTGACACTCCTGGTGGAAGAGCTCAAGCGCCTTCGACACCAAGCGAGTGTCTTGGATCTCGTCAGCGGACCATCCGGTGAGCTCTGGAAAGAAGCAGAGGGCATTGTGAACCTGGCCAccatcgatgatgatgatgatcaccGGTCGCCTCCGCGATCGCCTTCATCTCTGACTTTCAGCTTTGATgagtccgacgaggatgctGTCAACACCAATGGTTCGTCCAAACGGAACAGCGACAACTCATGGCAAGATGTCCCTGAACAAGATCGACCCTCCTCGTCTGGTTTACCTCTGGGCCAACTCACCAGACGCTCCCCCAAGTCAAAGTCGGTGCTGGATATGCTGTCACCCAGTCGTGGCCCGGCCCGCTCAGCCCTCGACGACTTTGATCCAGCGACACGAAAACAAAAACTCCCCTTCGACACCTCATCCCTCCGTGATCTAGTCGTCCGTGCTGGCGTCGTGACGCGTGCCCTAAAGGAGGTGATTCGCAAAGCCGAAGGTGTCGCCACGAGCCCTCCAGATGGGTTTCCTTCTGATCCACCCTTCCGACGAATTTTCGACCAACCATCCCACAGCGATCTTGCCAGCTTCgaggccgccatggccgaaaTGCATTAA